CGAGTAGCCTTCGATGGCGAGGTAATAGGCGCAGGTCAGTCCTGCGGGACCCGACCCGATGACGGCCACCTTCTCATCACGCTTGGGCTTCAGTTGGGGCACGTAGCTGGTTTCGGCGTTCAGATCCAAGTCCGCCACGTAACGCTTGATGAACTTGATCGCAACCGGATCATCCACCCGCCCGCGCATGCATGCCGATTCGCACGGATGATGGCAGACTCGGCCGCAAATGGCGGGAAGCGGGTTTTCTTCCTTGATGAGCTGCAGCGCTTCGGCGAAACGTCCTTCCGCCGCCAACGCCACGTAGCCTTGGACGGAGATGTGAGCGGGGCACGCGACCTTGCACGGAGACGTCCCGCGCTTTTCGATGGCGAAGGCGCCGGGAACCGCCTGAGCGTACCGTCGGTACGCCGCCCGCCGCTCGCTCAGCCCCATATCGAATTCGTTTTTAACCACCACCGGGCACACTCGAGCGCATTCCCCGCAGCCCGTACACTTGTCCAAATCAATAAAACGGGGCTTCTCGAAAACCTTCACCTTGAAGTTTCCCGGTTCGCCCGTTATTTCTTGGACTTCGCTCAGCGTGAGCAACTCGATATTCAAATGCCGGCCGACCTCGACCAGTTTCGGCGAGATAATTCACATGGCGCAGTCGTTGGTGGGAAAGGTCTTGTCCAACTGAGCCATAACGCCCCCGATGGACGATTCCTTTTCCACCAGGTAGACGTAATAGCCCATCTCCGCCAGATCCAGCGCCGATTGCATCCCGGCGATGCCGCCGCCGACCACCATCACGGAACCGATCACCGGTCCCTTGTCGCCCGTCGCATTCATCAAAGGTCTCCTCGCAATCCCGATCTGAAATCCACCCACGGCGAGAAATCCCCGCTCCGGCCATTCCAGGAAAGTAACTGTTCTCTACGCCTGATCAAACAATGCCACAGACAGGTCTTCTGCCAGAAAACGAGTATCGGTCTGCTTATAAAGCACTCCACCTATCGAGTCAAGCCAAGCTCGTCCGCTTGTGCACTCACCTCCGATTCCCGCTCGGCTACGTATCTTCTCAACAAATCGGGGTGACTGATTTTTTGCAGCAAGGTAACGGACTCCGGCTCCCGGATCGGGGTCCGGGACAGGTTTCGCCGGAATGACTGGGGGGTTGGGTTGTTTCGTCATTCCGGCGAAAGGCCGAATCCAGACGCTTTATCTTCAGTTATTGAAAGGAGACGAAATAGGACGAGGGCAAACCGGGAGCTCCATCGCTCCCGATCCACCCAAAGCCGATCCGTAGGCCCCGCCGGCCGTTACTGGGTTTGCTGCGGCGCCCCTTGGCCGCCGCCCCACCACGGACAACCCGGACCCATACCGTAGTGGCGCCCCCTCATGCCGCGGCCGTAACCGCCGCGGAAGCCGGCGTCCTCGGCCATCTGCCAAAGCTGTTGTCGCAACTCGTGGATTTCCTTGGTCAAGACCCCGATCTCAGCGGGATCGGAATCCGGCTGGTTCACCAGTTCATACCGCTGCTGTTGCTTTTCATAGAGCGACTGGCGAAGGGGTGCCGTTTCTTCGGCAAAGCGCCGACCTTCCGGGGTATCCGTCATCCAGCAGCTCCCCGGCCCCATGTGATAACCCCCTCCACCGTAAGGCCCTTGGGCACCAGCCTGAGCGCCCACAAAACCAACCAAAGCCACCAGTCCCAAGATCATGAGCACCTTCTTCATCACTTTTCTCCTTCCTCGTTTTTAGGAGTTTTCCTTTTCGGCCCTTTTCGGGTGCCGACAACGTTTGGCCCTACCTTGAGGCACATCCCGTGCCAAAGCCCGCTATGAACGCCTATCCATACGATCTCGTTGCCCTTTTCAGGATACCCCCCCTTCGCTGTCGCGAGAAGGGTGCCCGCACATGGATAATAATTACCCGGCATACCGAGAAAGGCGAAGCCCCTCCGGGTTCTTCTTATCCATGGCGGCCGATAAACGAAAATCGTCGACTTCCCGATGTTAAGAGCCTGTCCAAAAACAAGCTCATCAAAGTGGGTTCCGGGTTCCGGGTTCCTGTGGGAGCGGCGCCCTCGCCGCGATGAACAAATCCCAATGCCCCGCCCTATCGGCCCGGTTTTCCGTTATCGGACGCGATTGGGGCTTGCAATCGTCTACAGTATAGTGAAAAACCATGGGGGGCTGATCACCTGCCGAAGCACCTGGAGACAAGGAACCACCTTCGAAATCTTCTTTCCGGCGTCGAAGGAAAGGTCGAAAGCAGCCATGGCATCTGCATCCGAAGGATCTGATTTTCAAGGACAATTGGAAACCGTGCTGCTGGTTGACGACGAAGAGAGCCTCTTGGAAGTCAGCCAGCACATGCTGGAAGCCAGCGGCTATCGGACCCTCGCCGCGCGAAGCGGCGAAGAGGCGTTATCCCTTTTCGAAAAGGAAGGCTCCGGCATCGACGTGGTCCTCCTGGACCTCAACATGCCCGGCATGGGTGGCGCCCGGTGCCTGGAGGAAATCCTTCGGAAGGACCCCGGAGCCCGGATCATCGTTTCCACAGGCTACCTGGACGAACAGCAGATGCGGGGACTGCTTCAGACCGGCGCCGTGGGTTTTGTGGTCAAGCCTTACAAGTTCAAGGCCCTCCTCCAGCAGATCCGGGCCGTACTGGAAGATCGGCGGCGTTGACTTCAGCGCGGACCATGTTGCCGAAATGGCCTTTTGCCGGTAGAGTGGTTAAAACGGCAACAGAAATCCGCAAGACGCGTTTCCTATTTCGTTTTCCGTTACGAAACCGACAGGAAACCTCGCTTGGCAAACCTGTCTGTTCTACTTCACATCTCCGACCGGGACAAATAGACGTCAATTTTCCGTCTTATCGAACACTTCATTCAGACGGTACCTGCAAAGGATCTGCAGATCATCGTTTTGGCGGATGTCTTCGCGGGTGCCAAATCCATCGCCTGCAATCAGACGCTCCGGCAGCAGATGATCGATTTCACCGCGGCGTGCCATCGCATCCTCATCTGCGAAGAATAGCTCCGCTGCGTCAACATCAAGCCGGAAGCCCTCCCCGACTTCGTACACCCCGTCTCCAACGGCCTCCAGGAAATCCTCACCCGCACCACCCAAGCCTACCGGTACATCAAGGTGTGAATCTCCAAGGAATGATCCCACGATCTTTGAACAGAGGGGTTCAAAGCGATCTTCCCCTCAACAAGTCCCATCCCGATCTTCGGGGAAATCACAATGATGATTCGGGAGGTCATTGAATGCCTTTGAGGTGCGGCTAGAGCCCTTCGTCCAGGCGATCGGGGTGGCACCGGAACCAGTCCTTGAGGCTCCTCAGGACCCGCTCCACATCTTTCAGATGTTCCGTGCAGATCTGGTACAGTTCTTCGTGGGTCACTTCATGGTAGAAATGAACAAGCCGGTTTCGGTAGCCCGCCAGTGTTTGAAGAAGATCGGATTCCGGCGGAGCAAGCACACCGCACGCAGCCAATTGCCGAGCAATTTCCTTGTATTCGCTGGCCCCCACGGCGAAGCCTTTGGCGAGGATGTGACGGCCCAAGTCCAGCAGCGCCTCCAGGGCTCGCCGAAGACAGGATTCGGCTGCCCACACGTTTCTTCTGTCGGCGAAAAATGCCTCCCGGGATTCCAGGGGGAGGAGGCGGATTTCGCCGATCATCTTTTCAATCCAATGAATGCGGTCGGCGATGATTCGCTGCGAAAGGGTCCCCTCGGTCATGGGTCGGACTCCAGAATGAGGGCCAGCCGTTCCCGCTCCAGATGAGCGCAGTCACCGGCCCGCCGAAGGATGTAAAGATCGTATTCGTCGGCTGCATGGCCGTTTCCCGCATAGAGCCTTTCTCCCCGGATGATGTTTGCAGCGAGAAACGGGTCCACTTCCGGTAGAAAAACCAGATCCACACGAGAGACGCCGAAGAGATCCTCCAAAGCGAGAGCCAGTTCCACCTTTCTTCGAACCGGGAAATCAGCCTCCGGATGGGGCTTGACGCCTAGATCCAGGTCCGAAGGGCCCCGCGACAGGCTTTCCCGCTTCCCCTGGACCCATTCCCAGGCTTCCCGACCGCGGCTTCCAAAAGCGTAGAGGATCTGAACGTCATAGGATTGACATAAGAACGCCAGGCGCGTCAGTCGGTCCGCCTTACCGGCGTCAATTTCCGGCACGCGAGTTTCTTTGCGACCGTTTGGGAGTTGGCGCTCGCCCATGGTCCTCCTTCAAACTGAACACAAAGATTTTACGCCTTCCTTCGTATCTTCTCAAGAATAACCCCCATGACCCTGTGGGGTCACAACGAAGCTGGAACCTCCCTGCTTAAGCCAGGAGGCTTCAGTATAACGGCTACCGTCCTGAGCAGAACAAATGGTAACGGATGCTGTAAACTTGATCCTGTCAAACGTTATCCGCAAACGATATCAGGTCGTTGTCTCTCCTATTCACTTCAGGGAAATCACTGACATCCCTGACGCCGTTGAGCGGCTGCAACTGCAATTGCTGTTGGGTGCAGATCTTTTGAAACGAAAGCGCGAAGAAGGGGTCACAACGAAGCATGAAAATTGCTTCTTGTTCCCAAGCTCCAGCTTGGGAACGCCCTCATGGGTACCGAAGCTGGAGCTTCTCCCCAGTTAT
This is a stretch of genomic DNA from Desulfoglaeba alkanexedens ALDC. It encodes these proteins:
- a CDS encoding nucleotidyltransferase domain-containing protein is translated as MPEIDAGKADRLTRLAFLCQSYDVQILYAFGSRGREAWEWVQGKRESLSRGPSDLDLGVKPHPEADFPVRRKVELALALEDLFGVSRVDLVFLPEVDPFLAANIIRGERLYAGNGHAADEYDLYILRRAGDCAHLERERLALILESDP
- a CDS encoding response regulator: MASASEGSDFQGQLETVLLVDDEESLLEVSQHMLEASGYRTLAARSGEEALSLFEKEGSGIDVVLLDLNMPGMGGARCLEEILRKDPGARIIVSTGYLDEQQMRGLLQTGAVGFVVKPYKFKALLQQIRAVLEDRRR
- the hepT gene encoding type VII toxin-antitoxin system HepT family RNase toxin codes for the protein MTEGTLSQRIIADRIHWIEKMIGEIRLLPLESREAFFADRRNVWAAESCLRRALEALLDLGRHILAKGFAVGASEYKEIARQLAACGVLAPPESDLLQTLAGYRNRLVHFYHEVTHEELYQICTEHLKDVERVLRSLKDWFRCHPDRLDEGL